One Sphingopyxis macrogoltabida genomic region harbors:
- a CDS encoding type IV secretion system DNA-binding domain-containing protein produces MSEPHDLRLHAETLRRHLRYSQTRRFKRQLAIMVSSIALGGLAAPYLTLDPSILRDTGTHYHAKMLSWFAGSGGGDPGIVVRYQGTDYLTPARTVATDPYFVRRASIAKSFVMRGAMLGFVAWLSGLFLLRDVAARRRERALRDRVIDGTKVTSEKELVKLARADAGSHPLTIGPVPFPRRLETRHMAMVGTTGSGKTTVLRQMLDGIAARGEAALVYDTSGEFIAHYFRPECGDIILNPFDARCVYWSPFAEIAHPADADRIAQQLVTETGKQDDDVWLETSRILVANMIRELWKEQKCTLPDLLEALQKMDKDKLKTWLKDTSSARTFSDDADRATGSVLFMLAKAANLIQFLRMPEEGEKVFSFREFIAGLDETKGAKPWIFVPRKEEQFAALKPLLACWLECAASAMLGLAPSSDRRVWFLLDELADLPRVDNLTRLLPEGRKFGAAVVLTFQGVGQMRHRYGDDLAESMLGCCNTKLFLQMGDGESRRWASDTIGTCEVEVQTMTGALGDGDDKPRITLGRQRKTRPAVFESELRLARYEGYLLFPDGLPVARIALTADHIEKRGEPRQPAFVAANPDTTLWHRSLKEAPKDEPDSAVQSPVEQQVVEKPKARKKPPAPPPADDGGPI; encoded by the coding sequence ATGAGCGAGCCTCACGATCTCCGGCTTCATGCCGAGACGCTGCGGCGTCATCTTCGCTACAGCCAGACCCGGCGGTTCAAAAGACAGCTTGCGATCATGGTCTCGTCGATCGCGCTCGGCGGTTTGGCCGCGCCCTATCTGACGCTCGACCCGAGCATCCTTCGGGACACCGGCACCCATTATCATGCGAAGATGCTGTCGTGGTTTGCGGGGAGCGGCGGTGGCGATCCCGGGATAGTCGTCCGCTACCAAGGGACGGACTATCTGACGCCCGCTCGCACGGTTGCGACCGATCCTTATTTCGTCCGCCGGGCGAGCATCGCCAAGTCGTTCGTCATGCGCGGCGCCATGCTGGGGTTTGTAGCGTGGCTGTCAGGCTTGTTCCTGCTCCGCGATGTCGCCGCGCGCAGGCGCGAACGCGCGCTCCGCGATCGCGTGATCGACGGCACCAAGGTGACGAGCGAGAAGGAGCTTGTGAAGCTGGCGCGAGCCGACGCCGGTTCGCATCCGCTGACGATCGGTCCCGTTCCCTTTCCACGCCGCCTCGAAACCCGGCACATGGCGATGGTCGGCACGACCGGCAGCGGCAAGACGACGGTGCTGCGCCAGATGCTCGACGGGATCGCCGCGCGCGGCGAAGCCGCGCTGGTCTATGACACCAGCGGCGAGTTCATCGCCCATTACTTCCGGCCCGAGTGCGGCGACATCATCCTCAATCCGTTCGATGCCCGCTGCGTCTATTGGTCGCCCTTCGCCGAGATCGCCCACCCCGCCGATGCCGATCGCATCGCGCAGCAACTCGTTACCGAGACCGGGAAGCAGGACGACGACGTGTGGCTGGAAACGAGCCGCATCCTCGTCGCCAACATGATCCGGGAACTCTGGAAGGAGCAGAAGTGCACGCTGCCCGACCTGCTCGAAGCGCTGCAGAAGATGGACAAGGACAAGCTCAAGACCTGGCTCAAGGATACGTCGTCGGCGCGCACCTTCTCGGACGACGCCGACCGGGCCACCGGCAGCGTGCTCTTCATGCTCGCGAAGGCCGCGAACCTGATCCAGTTCCTGCGGATGCCCGAAGAGGGCGAGAAGGTCTTTTCGTTCCGGGAGTTCATCGCCGGTCTCGACGAGACGAAGGGCGCCAAGCCCTGGATCTTCGTGCCGCGGAAGGAAGAGCAATTTGCGGCGCTGAAGCCGCTGCTGGCCTGCTGGCTCGAATGCGCCGCAAGCGCCATGCTCGGCCTTGCTCCGTCCTCGGACCGCCGCGTCTGGTTCCTGCTCGACGAGCTTGCCGACTTGCCGCGTGTCGACAATCTGACGCGGTTGCTGCCCGAGGGCCGCAAGTTCGGGGCGGCAGTCGTCCTCACCTTCCAGGGCGTCGGGCAGATGCGGCATCGCTATGGCGACGACCTTGCCGAATCCATGCTCGGCTGCTGCAACACCAAGCTGTTCCTCCAGATGGGCGATGGCGAGTCCCGGCGCTGGGCCAGCGACACGATCGGCACCTGCGAGGTCGAGGTCCAGACCATGACCGGCGCGCTCGGCGACGGCGACGACAAGCCGCGAATAACGCTCGGCCGCCAGCGCAAGACCCGGCCGGCCGTGTTCGAAAGCGAACTCCGCCTCGCACGCTATGAGGGCTATTTGCTGTTCCCCGATGGGCTCCCCGTCGCGCGCATCGCGCTCACCGCCGACCATATCGAGAAGCGGGGCGAGCCGCGCCAGCCCGCCTTTGTTGCCGCGAACCCGGATACGACCCTTTGGCACCGGTCGTTGAAGGAGGCGCCCAAAGACGAGCCCGACAGCGCGGTCCAATCCCCGGTCGAACAGCAGGTCGTCGAAAAGCCGAAGGCAAGGAAGAAGCCGCCGGCACCCCCGCCCGCAGACGATGGT
- a CDS encoding helix-turn-helix domain-containing protein: MEEIAYSINRTAKALGVGRSTIYKLIKTGQVDALKIGTRTLITTASIARLTEARPET; this comes from the coding sequence ATGGAAGAAATCGCATACTCGATTAACCGCACGGCCAAGGCGCTCGGCGTCGGCCGGAGCACCATCTACAAGCTCATCAAGACCGGCCAGGTCGATGCGCTGAAGATCGGCACGCGAACGCTGATCACGACCGCATCCATTGCGCGGCTCACCGAGGCTCGCCCCGAGACTTGA